TCGATCTGGTCATCAGCGACCTGCGCATGCCCGCCATGAACGGCCAGGATCTCCTCAGCCAGATCCGGCAGCGCAACATCGACTCGGACTTCCTGGTCATCACCGGCTACGGCACCACCGAGACGGCCGTGGACCTCATGAAGAACGGGGCGGCCGACTACATCGCCAAGCCCTTCGACATCAAGCACCTGCTGCTGCGCGTGCGCTCGGTCATGGAGCAGCGCCGGCTGCGCAAGGAGCAGGAGAAGCTCTCGGCCGTGGTGCGCATGCTTGGCCTGAGCAAGCGCCTGGGCAGCCAGCTCAACCATCTGGCCGTGGTCGAGGAGTTCCTGAGCCACCTGCGCGAGAATTTCACGCCCGACGCCATCTGCCTGCTCATGCCGGAGATGATGGAGCAAAAGCCCTGCCGCATCCAGGGGCGGCTTTTGGAAACGAGCGAACTGCTGCGCGTCTTCGTGACGAAGCTGTGCGACAAGATCATGCGCCACGGCCGCTCCTACCTGCTGGACCAGTTCACCTTGCGGCAATCCTCCTTCAACACCGCCTTTTTCCCGCAGGGCTTCCCGTATTCCGTCATGGCCGTGCCCCTGGACCTGCCGCACAAGCGGGTCGGCGTCATCGCCCTGGTGCGCGACGAGAAAAACGCCCTGTACCGCGAGCAGGACCTCCAGCTTCTGGGAGTCTTCGCCTCGCACACGGCCTCGGCACTGCAGAACTCGCACCTCTATTCGCGCCTGCGGACCATGAACCAGGACGTGATCCGCTCCTTTGCCCAGGCCGTGGAGGTCAAGGACTACTACACCCGCGGGCACTCCGAACGCGTGGCCGAGTACGCCTGCCGGCTGGCGCGGGCGCTGGGGCTGGGGACCAAGGAGATCGACCTTCTGCACATGGCCGGCATGCTGCACGACATCGGCAAGATCGGCATCCCCGACCACATCCTGAACAAGCCGGGAGCCCTGACCGAGGACGAGTACGAGATCATGAAGCGCCACAGCGTCATGGGCCGCGAGATTCTCGGCCAGGTCGAGGCCATGAAGGACATCACGGGCCTCATCTACCACCACCACGAGCGTCTGGACGGCCAGGGCTACCCCGATGGCCTGGCCGGCGACGAGATCCCCTTCCTGGCCCGCATCATCTGCCTGGCCGACAGCTACGAGGCCATGACCTCCAACCGCGCCTACCGGCAGGCCCTGCCCATGGACAAGGTCATGTACGCACTCGAACGCGGGGCCGGCACGCAGTGGGACCGGGAACTGACCGTGGCCTGGATGTCCATCGTGGAGCGGGAAAAGCCCGGCTACCCCCAGCAATGACCCTGCCGCAACACGCATCAGGGCTGGCGCTGCAAGCGCACATGAGCACGTTCCCGCACCCCGCACATCTTTCCCCCGAGCGGCTGGACAAGGTTCTGGCCGCCAATCTCGGCCTTGGGATCAGGCGCAGCCGGGCCTTGATCGAGGCCGGCCTGGTTCTGGTCGACGGCCGGCCGCTGGCCAAGGGCGGACTGGTGCTGCCCGGCCAGCTCGTCAGCGTTGCGGAACCGGCGGACGCGGGCCCAGGCGTCTGCGACGTCGCCGGCGTCGAGGTCGTTTTCAGCGCCATGGGGTTTGCGGCCATCTCCAAGCCCGGCGGGGTGCACACCGTGGCCGGGCGCGGCGGGAACAGCCTTGAAGGGTGCCTGCCGGGGCTGGGCCTGACCGGGTGGCGTCTCCTCAACCGTCTCGACCTGCTGACCGGCGGGCTGGTCCTGGCTGCCGCCGGGGAGCGGGAGGCCGCCCTGTACAAGGGGTGGCAGGAGGCCGGGCAGGTGCGCAAGTGGTACCTGGCCCTGGCCCATGGCTGCGTGGGGGAGCTTGAACTGACGGGGCTGATCCTGGACGACAAGCGCCGCGTGGTGCGCGTCACCGGGCAGGAAGACGAAGCCCTGCGCCATACGGTGGTCCGGCCGGTGCACGCCGTGGAGGGGAACACCCTGGTCCTGGTCCACATCCTCAAGGGGCGGCGGCACCAGATCCGCGCCCATCTGGCCCATGCCGGGCACCCCCTCGTCGGCGACCCCGTCTATGGCGTTGGCGAGCATGGCGGTCTTTTCCTGCACCACTGGAGGCTGGACATGCCTGGTTTCACGGCGGAACTGCCGCCGGAGTGGGACTTCGTCGATGTCCGCGCCGTCGAGGCGGTCCGTCTGTCCTTTCCTGCATCGTAACCCTGGAGGAAGCATGTTCCGGATTGCCCCGTGTCTTGCCCTTGCGGTCTGTCTGGGCCTGGCGTCCTGCGCCGCGGCCGGGCCTTCGGGACCGGACGGCGGCAGGCTGCGCGCCTGTCCCGGTTCGCCCAACTGCGTGAACTCTGAAGAAGGGAGCGCCCCGCCCCTGCCCGTGATCGGCGAAGACGGCTGGGCGCGGCTGCGCGAGGCGATCGTCTCGCTCGGCGGCAGCATCGAGCGAGAGGAGGGCGGGTACCTGCACGCCACCTTCCGTTCCCGCCTCTTTGGCTTCATGGACGATCTGGAATGCCGCCGGGACGGCGATGTGGTTCAGGTGCGCTCGGCTTCGCGCACTGGCTGGTGGGACCTGGGCGTCAACAGGCGGCGGGTGGAGAGCCTCCGGCGGGCGCTGGGGGATGCGACGGGGAAGTAGGACGATGCGGGCGGGACCATGATCCCGCCCGCGTTTTTTCAGTCGAAGAGGGCGCTGGCGAATTCCTGGCCCGAGAAGGGGCGCAGGTCTTCCATCTTTTCGCCCAGTCCCACGAAGCTGATGGGGATCTTGAACTCCAGGGCGATGGCCACGATGATGCCGCCCTTGGCCGTGCCGTCGAGCTTGGTCAGGATGACCTCGTCCACGGGCGAGGCCTGGGAGAAGAGCTTGACCTGGGACAGGGCGTTCTGGCCCGTGGTGGCGTCCAGCACCAGGACGGTGCGGTGGGGCGCGCCGTCGAGTTTCTTGCCCAGGACGCGGTTTATCTTTTTCAGCTCCTCCATGAGGTTGTGCTTGGTCTGCAGGCGTCCGGCCGTATCCACGAAGACCAGGTCGTAACCCTCCTTCATGGCGTAATCCACGGCTTCGAAGGCCACGGCCGCCGGGTCACTGCCGTGGGTCTTGGCGTAGAAGCCGGCCCCGACCCGCTTGGACCAGACCTGCAGCTGCTCGATGGCCGCGGCGCGGAAGGTGTCGCCGGCCGCCACCAGGACCTTGCGGCCCTGCATCTGGGCGCGGTGGGCCAGCTTGGCGATGGTCGTGGTCTTGCCCGCGCCGTTGACGCCGATCATGAGCACCACCTCGGGCGCCTGGGGCACCGTGGGGGCCTTGGGCTCCAGGAAGACCGCGGCCAGTTCCTCCTTGAGCAGGGCCTTGAAGTCCGCAGCGTCGCGCCCGCCCGCCTGGCGGACCTTGGGCCGCAGGCGCTTCAGCAGCTCCTGCGTGGCGCTGACGCCCACATCGGCCATGAGCAGGATTTCCTCCAACTCCTCCCAGAAGGCGTCGTCGTAGCCTCCGGCCATGGACAGGAGCCTGTCGATGCGCATGGTCAGCTGCTCGCGCGTCTTGCCCAGGCCCGCCGAGAGCTTCAGGAAGAGGCGGTTGCGCTCGTCCTCCTCGTCCTCCAGCTCCAGGGCCAGGGCCATGCGGTACTGCAGTTCCGAACGGAACTCGTCCACATGGTCGTAGTCCATGTCCGAAAGCCACGTGTCGAAGCGGGCGATGAAATCTTCGGCCTCGGCCGTCGGCACGTCCAACTGCGCGAACAGAAAGCGCAGGCGGCCCCACAGGGCGTCGCCGCGTTTGGTCACGCCGTCCAGGATGTGCGTCATCCAGGTCGAAAGCTTGGGCTCGGCCTCGCCGAGGGCCTGCACCAGGGCCTGCTGCCAGGGCTCCAGGGCGGCCTTGGCCGTGGGCTTTTCCTGGAAGAGCACGGCCGGCTCCGTCGGGACGGGCGCCGTTTCCGTGGTCTCTTCGCCGCCGAAACCGAAAAGCCTGCGCCAGCCGCCTTCCTTGCGCGCGGGCTCGGCAGGTTGCTGCGGCTCCGTGGGCTTTGCGGGCTTGGCGTCCCGCGTCGCTTCGTCGGCCGGGACAGCCTGGGTGGGTTCCGGAGTTTGCGCTTCGCGGCGGGGCGGCTCGGGCGGTGTCGGGGCCCCTTCATGCGGGGGGGCTGCTTTGGGACGTTCCGGAGCCTCTGGGGCCTGCGGCGGCGCGGAGGCCTGGGGCTGCGTTTCGGTTTCGGAGCCCCAGAGTTTCTTGATGCGGGAGAAAAAGCCCATGTTCAGGTCCTTTGGTGATGCAGATGAATGAAATTCAGCCGTCCAGATCGACGAAGACGTCTTCCCAGACGATCTTGCCCCTGTCCTTGCGCACCTGGCGCAGCAGGAGATAGATGGCCCCGCTGCCGCCGTGCTTGGGCAGGGCGGTGGTGAAGGCCAGCACGACGCGCTTCAGGGGGGCCTGGGTCAGCCAGGCGGTCAGCTCTTGGCGCAGCACGCCCTGGCCCATGGGGGAGTTGCGGCCGCGCCCTGGGATGAGCAGCACGCAGCGCTTGCCTTCCATGTAGCAGCGCCGCAGAAAGTCAAGGACAGCGAGCTTGGCCTGGTCGGCGTTCATGCCGTGCAGGTCCAGGTGGGCCTGCACGCTGAACTCCCCGCCCTTGAGCTTGCGTAAGATCTTGGGGTCCAGCCCCCGGATCTGCCCGGTGATGAACTCGTGGGTGTAGTCCATCTCGAACTCAATGTTCTCCTCCAGCAGCCGGGCGAAGGTCGGCGGAGGGGCGGGGGCCGCCTGGGGCGGAGCCGCCGCCGGTGCCACGTCGCGGCCGCCCTTGTTCAGGGGGACCACGTCGGAGAAGGCGTGCAGGAAGAGCTCGTCCTCGGATTTTTCCCGAGGGCCTTCGGCCGGAGCGAGCGCCGTGGCCGCGGGCTTGCGTCGTTTTTTCATCCTGGCCTTGAGGCCTGGATCTTTTTCCAGCGATTTGAAAGGATTATGCATGTGTGGTGTCCACTGTGGACAGGGGCCATACACCATAACGCGTCCGAGGGCAAAACCCAAGGGCCCGGCCGCGCGCCGGGTCTGTGGACAAGGCGCCCCCGGGTCTGCTACCCGAAGGCGATGGCGGTTCCAGGCATCCGTGCATCCAACCCCCCGTAACGCAAAGGCGCAGCGCATGACCCAGACCATGGAAGACAAGGACAGGTTCACGTTCCTGCTCGTGGAGCCCGACGACGACGTCGCGCGGGAAATGATCGCCGTGCTGCGGCGGCTCGATCTGAAGGTCGATCACGTGCGCGGCCATCTCAAGGCCGTGGCCCTGACCGAGGACATCGCCTACGACTGCCTGCTCGTCTCCTCCCTGGGGGTGGACATCTCGGGCCTGGAACTCTGCGCCATGGTCCGGGCCCGTGAGTCCAGGCGTTCCCTGACTCCTGCCTACATCATCCTGTCGGGCCCCCAGGCCGACATGATCCCGATCTATTCGAGCCAGAACGAGGTCGACGACGTCATCGCCGCCCCCTGCCTCGACCTGGAGCTGGAATGGAGAATGCGCCGGGCCCTGCGGGCCATGTTCCTGTGCCGGAAGTACGGCGCGTCGCGCTTGCTGGACAGGGAGACGGGCCTGCTGACGCCCGATGGCCTGCGCATCTATCTGGGCGAGGAGGTCAACCGCATCGGCCGCCGGGAAGGGTGGGTTTCCCTGAGCGTCCTTTCGGTGCCGGGCCTGGCGGCCCTGCGCCTGAGCTACGGCGACGGCTGGATGGAGTGGTTCAAGAACGGCATCTGGGCTTCCCTGCGCCGGCAGCTGCGCAACTACGACCGGCTGGCATCCATGGACAACGGGTTCCTGTGCCTCGTCTCCCCCGACCTCGACGAGGAGGGCACGCGATCCATGCTGGCCCGGCTCGGCGCGGCCATCGGAGAATACCAATTTCAGGATGACGTCCCGACCGCGCGCATGACCCTGGCCGCACGGTATCTGTGCGTGCGGGTGCTGGGCGACTACAGGCAGTTCGACCGGACGAGCGACGTGCTGTGGAACTGGGTCTGCGAGAGGATGAACGAGCCCGCGCCCGAAGGGGTCATGGGGCACACGGGCGCCGTCGATCTCGAACTGCGCTGCACCACGGCCCCCTGAACCTCAGGCGAAGGCCTGGTTGACGAGCGTCTCCACCTTCAGGGCCACTTCCTCGACCACGGGCTGGTAGTCGTTTTCGAGCAGGAAGAGCGGGACGCCGAGGCCCTTCATGTCCGCCGTGAACATGGGGTTGAAGTGGTACCCGGCCTTGGTGGCGAGGTAGTCCGCCAGCTTGATGAGCATGATGGAGGGGGGGGAGTCCTGGGCCACCGCACGGTGATGGGCGTAGACCGCGAGCTGGACGTTTTTCGGGAATTTCCAGAGCTTGAGGGCCTTGGCGCTCAGGAGCGGGTGGCTGACGCCGAAGAGTTTCTCTTCGACGTCCATGGGGTCCCGTCCACCCTCTTCCCAGATCTTTGTCATCACGGTGAACTCTCCGGGCATCAGGGTGGCCATGACCACGTACCCGATGTCGTGCAGCAGCCCGGCCAGATACGTCCCGTCCTGTTCTTCCGGGGACATGGGAAAGAGGCTCGGGTAGTACTGGATGAGCTTCTTGGACAAGAGGGCCGTGCTCAGGCTGTGGGTCCAGAAACGCCGTATGGAGAACGAGGGCGGGAATGCGTTCTTGGTGACCGAGTCGGCCAGGGTCAGGTAGTAGACGATGCCCTTGACCTCGTTCAGACCCAGCCGCACAAGCGCCTTCTGCGGCGAGGTGATCTCGTCGAGGCCGCGGTACATGGGCGAGTTGGAGATGGCCATGATCCGGGCGCACAGGACGGGCTCGGCGCTCATGGCCTCGACGATGTCCTGCAGACGGGTGTTGGGGGCATTGAGGAGCTGCCACAGCCGGATGACCATCGGCTTGAGAGGGGGCAGATCCCGGTCGCTGAGTTTGTCCAGATTGATCATGGGTTGGTTCGTCTTGGCAAAAAGGTTGTCGCCCCGTCATGGGACACGGCGTGTCCTCGGGGCTAGCACACCCGGCCCTTCAAGGGCAATGGGTTGCGGGGCATTGTTTTCATCCATTTGAAATATAGGGAGAAAGAAATGAAGATAACGTTTCTTGGCGCGGCCCGGACCGTGACGGGCTCATGCTACGTGCTCGAATGCGAACACGCCCGTTTCGCCATAGATTGCGGCATGCATCAGGGCAACAGGGTCATCGAGGCGCGCAACTGGGACGAGAACGGCGTGTACCGTCCCGAAGCCCTCGATTTCATTCTTCTGACCCACGCCCACATCGACCATTCCGGGCTGCTGCCGCGCCTGGCGGCCAAGGGGTTCAAGGGCCGGGTGCACACCACCGCGCCGACCCGCGACCTGCTGACCATCATGCTCGAGGACAGCGCCCGCATCCAGGAGACCGACGCCCAGTGGCGCAGCACCAAGAAGCTGCGCGCCGGCGACCGGCCCGTGGAGCCCCTCTACACCGTGGAGCAGGCCCAGAAGGTCCTGAAGCAGCTGAAAATCGAGGAGTACAACACGTCATTCGAGCCGGCCCCCGGCATCCGCGTGGTCTTCAACGACGCGGGGCACATCCTGGGCTCGGCCTTCATCGAGCTGTGGGTCAAGGAGGGGGACGAGGAGACCAAGCTCGTCTTTTCCGGCGACCTGGGTCGCCCCAACCAGCTTCTGGTCCGCAACCCGCAGACCGTGGAGCACGCCGATTTCCTCTTTCTGGAGTCGACCTACGGCAGCCGCAACCACAAGAACGAGACCCAGAGCCGGCAGGAACTGGCAGAGGCCATCGCCTACAGCTACGAGCGCGGCGAGAAGGTCATCATCCCGGCCTTCGCCGTGGAGCGCACCCAGGAACTGCTGTACTCCTTCTATCTGCTGCGCAAGGAGGGGAAACTGCCCGAGAACCTGCCCGTCTACGTGGACAGCCCCCTGGCCATCAAGGCCACCGAAATCTTCCGTCGGCATTGGGACTATTACGACCACGAGACCAAGGAGCGGGTCAAGAACGGCGAGAACCCCCTGGAACTGCCCAACCTGCGCTACACCCTGACGGCCGAGGAGTCCCGGGCCATCAACACCTCCCAGGGTCCGGCCATCGTGATCGCCGGCAGCGGCATGGCCAATGCGGGGCGCATCAAGCATCACCTGCGGCACAACATCTGGAAGCCGGGCGCGTCCATCGTCTTCGTCGGGTTCCAGGCCGAGGGCACGCCGGGCAGGCGCATCGTCGACGGCGCCCAGACCATCCGCATCCTGGGGGAGGAGCTTTCGGTCAAGGCCAAGGTCTTCACTATCGGCGGCTTTTCGGGGCACGCCGGGCAGTCGCAGATCCTCGACTGGCTGTCCCACTTCCGCAATCCCGATGTGCAGATCTACCTGGTCCACGGCGAGCATTCCGGGCAGAAGGTCCTGGCCGAGCTGATCCGCGAGAAGTTCAAGTACGCCGTGCACATCCCGGACTATCTGGACGAGTGCCTGTTGGAGAAGGGCGGGCGTTTCGAGCTGACGGCGCGTCCGTCCCTGGCCGCCCCGCGCATCGATTGGGAATACCTGCTGGAGGAGACGACCGACAAGCTGGATCAGGTCCGGGAGCGGGTGGAGTTCATCCAGCGCATGGGCCTGTCCAACCAGGTGGAGATCCGCGGCAACCTGCTGGATATCAACGCGCGCTTCACCTCCATCCTTTCGGAGCTGATGTTCGAGCAGAAGCGCAAGAACGGTAAGGCCTAGTCCGTGCGCATCATCTCCGGGGAGTACCGCGGCAGGCGCATCCGCACCACCGAGGGGCCGGGCTACCGCCCGGCCACGGGCAAGGTGCGCGAGTCCCTCTTCTCCATGCTCGAATCCCAGGGCGTGGCCTGGGGCGGGACGAGGGTGGCCGACATCTTCGCCGGCAGCGGCTCCCTGGGGATCGAGGCCCTGAGCCGCGGCGCGGCGGAAGCGGTCTTTGTCGAGAAGGCCGCCCACGCCGCGGCCCTCATCCGCTCCAACCTCGATGAGCTGGGCGTCGCGCGGCAGCGTTTCCGGATCGTCAAGGGCGACGCCGCGCGCTGGCTGGGTGGGGACGGTACGGGCTCCTTCGGGCTGGTCTTCATCGACCCGCCCTACGGCAAGGACCTTTTTCTGCCGGCTCTGAGGCTGCTGCTTGACCGAAACGTCCTGGCGCGCGAAGGGCTGCTGTGCGCCGAGGTGGAGGCGGGGTTGGCCTTCGACGCCCCCCCGCACCCGGACCTGGCGCTCCTTCGCGACAAACTCTACGGACAGACAAGGATTTGCATATGGCGCAGAAATCAGAGCGCATCGCCGTCTACCCCGGCACCTTCGACCCCTTCCACAACGGACACCTGAGCCTGGTGCGCCGGGGCCTCGAGGTCTTCGACCGCATCATCGTGGCTGTGGCCAGGGACTCGGGCAAGAACCCGCTCTTCACCCTCGACGAACGCGTCGACATGATCCGCGAGGTCTTCCGCGGGCAGCTGCGCGTGGAGGTCGAGGCCTTTTCGGGCCTGCTGGTGGACTACGTGCCAGGCACGCAGGCCAACACCATCCTGCGCGGTCTGCGCGCCGTCTCGGACTTCGAGTACGAGTTCCAGATGGCCCTCATGAACCGCAAATTGAAGCCCAGCATCCACACCGTCTTCATGATGACGGACTACCGCTGGCTGTACAT
This genomic interval from Desulfomicrobium escambiense DSM 10707 contains the following:
- the ftsY gene encoding signal recognition particle-docking protein FtsY — translated: MGFFSRIKKLWGSETETQPQASAPPQAPEAPERPKAAPPHEGAPTPPEPPRREAQTPEPTQAVPADEATRDAKPAKPTEPQQPAEPARKEGGWRRLFGFGGEETTETAPVPTEPAVLFQEKPTAKAALEPWQQALVQALGEAEPKLSTWMTHILDGVTKRGDALWGRLRFLFAQLDVPTAEAEDFIARFDTWLSDMDYDHVDEFRSELQYRMALALELEDEEDERNRLFLKLSAGLGKTREQLTMRIDRLLSMAGGYDDAFWEELEEILLMADVGVSATQELLKRLRPKVRQAGGRDAADFKALLKEELAAVFLEPKAPTVPQAPEVVLMIGVNGAGKTTTIAKLAHRAQMQGRKVLVAAGDTFRAAAIEQLQVWSKRVGAGFYAKTHGSDPAAVAFEAVDYAMKEGYDLVFVDTAGRLQTKHNLMEELKKINRVLGKKLDGAPHRTVLVLDATTGQNALSQVKLFSQASPVDEVILTKLDGTAKGGIIVAIALEFKIPISFVGLGEKMEDLRPFSGQEFASALFD
- a CDS encoding DUF1499 domain-containing protein, coding for MFRIAPCLALAVCLGLASCAAAGPSGPDGGRLRACPGSPNCVNSEEGSAPPLPVIGEDGWARLREAIVSLGGSIEREEGGYLHATFRSRLFGFMDDLECRRDGDVVQVRSASRTGWWDLGVNRRRVESLRRALGDATGK
- a CDS encoding HD domain-containing phosphohydrolase, with amino-acid sequence MTSSFHVLVVDDEPALREICEEALGGAGYRVTLAANGQEALAKACERCFDLVISDLRMPAMNGQDLLSQIRQRNIDSDFLVITGYGTTETAVDLMKNGAADYIAKPFDIKHLLLRVRSVMEQRRLRKEQEKLSAVVRMLGLSKRLGSQLNHLAVVEEFLSHLRENFTPDAICLLMPEMMEQKPCRIQGRLLETSELLRVFVTKLCDKIMRHGRSYLLDQFTLRQSSFNTAFFPQGFPYSVMAVPLDLPHKRVGVIALVRDEKNALYREQDLQLLGVFASHTASALQNSHLYSRLRTMNQDVIRSFAQAVEVKDYYTRGHSERVAEYACRLARALGLGTKEIDLLHMAGMLHDIGKIGIPDHILNKPGALTEDEYEIMKRHSVMGREILGQVEAMKDITGLIYHHHERLDGQGYPDGLAGDEIPFLARIICLADSYEAMTSNRAYRQALPMDKVMYALERGAGTQWDRELTVAWMSIVEREKPGYPQQ
- a CDS encoding pseudouridine synthase, with the translated sequence MSTFPHPAHLSPERLDKVLAANLGLGIRRSRALIEAGLVLVDGRPLAKGGLVLPGQLVSVAEPADAGPGVCDVAGVEVVFSAMGFAAISKPGGVHTVAGRGGNSLEGCLPGLGLTGWRLLNRLDLLTGGLVLAAAGEREAALYKGWQEAGQVRKWYLALAHGCVGELELTGLILDDKRRVVRVTGQEDEALRHTVVRPVHAVEGNTLVLVHILKGRRHQIRAHLAHAGHPLVGDPVYGVGEHGGLFLHHWRLDMPGFTAELPPEWDFVDVRAVEAVRLSFPAS
- the rsmD gene encoding 16S rRNA (guanine(966)-N(2))-methyltransferase RsmD; translation: MRIISGEYRGRRIRTTEGPGYRPATGKVRESLFSMLESQGVAWGGTRVADIFAGSGSLGIEALSRGAAEAVFVEKAAHAAALIRSNLDELGVARQRFRIVKGDAARWLGGDGTGSFGLVFIDPPYGKDLFLPALRLLLDRNVLAREGLLCAEVEAGLAFDAPPHPDLALLRDKLYGQTRICIWRRNQSASPSTPAPSTPSTTDT
- a CDS encoding Smr/MutS family protein, which translates into the protein MHNPFKSLEKDPGLKARMKKRRKPAATALAPAEGPREKSEDELFLHAFSDVVPLNKGGRDVAPAAAPPQAAPAPPPTFARLLEENIEFEMDYTHEFITGQIRGLDPKILRKLKGGEFSVQAHLDLHGMNADQAKLAVLDFLRRCYMEGKRCVLLIPGRGRNSPMGQGVLRQELTAWLTQAPLKRVVLAFTTALPKHGGSGAIYLLLRQVRKDRGKIVWEDVFVDLDG
- a CDS encoding HDOD domain-containing protein, translating into MINLDKLSDRDLPPLKPMVIRLWQLLNAPNTRLQDIVEAMSAEPVLCARIMAISNSPMYRGLDEITSPQKALVRLGLNEVKGIVYYLTLADSVTKNAFPPSFSIRRFWTHSLSTALLSKKLIQYYPSLFPMSPEEQDGTYLAGLLHDIGYVVMATLMPGEFTVMTKIWEEGGRDPMDVEEKLFGVSHPLLSAKALKLWKFPKNVQLAVYAHHRAVAQDSPPSIMLIKLADYLATKAGYHFNPMFTADMKGLGVPLFLLENDYQPVVEEVALKVETLVNQAFA
- the coaD gene encoding pantetheine-phosphate adenylyltransferase encodes the protein MAQKSERIAVYPGTFDPFHNGHLSLVRRGLEVFDRIIVAVARDSGKNPLFTLDERVDMIREVFRGQLRVEVEAFSGLLVDYVPGTQANTILRGLRAVSDFEYEFQMALMNRKLKPSIHTVFMMTDYRWLYISSSIIKDVAKLGGVIEGLVPESIQAHIEARLAETRSGAAVLPAGGPAKA
- a CDS encoding MBL fold metallo-hydrolase RNA specificity domain-containing protein; translated protein: MKITFLGAARTVTGSCYVLECEHARFAIDCGMHQGNRVIEARNWDENGVYRPEALDFILLTHAHIDHSGLLPRLAAKGFKGRVHTTAPTRDLLTIMLEDSARIQETDAQWRSTKKLRAGDRPVEPLYTVEQAQKVLKQLKIEEYNTSFEPAPGIRVVFNDAGHILGSAFIELWVKEGDEETKLVFSGDLGRPNQLLVRNPQTVEHADFLFLESTYGSRNHKNETQSRQELAEAIAYSYERGEKVIIPAFAVERTQELLYSFYLLRKEGKLPENLPVYVDSPLAIKATEIFRRHWDYYDHETKERVKNGENPLELPNLRYTLTAEESRAINTSQGPAIVIAGSGMANAGRIKHHLRHNIWKPGASIVFVGFQAEGTPGRRIVDGAQTIRILGEELSVKAKVFTIGGFSGHAGQSQILDWLSHFRNPDVQIYLVHGEHSGQKVLAELIREKFKYAVHIPDYLDECLLEKGGRFELTARPSLAAPRIDWEYLLEETTDKLDQVRERVEFIQRMGLSNQVEIRGNLLDINARFTSILSELMFEQKRKNGKA